The Prunus dulcis chromosome 3, ALMONDv2, whole genome shotgun sequence genome segment AtcccaaattttattttattttttaaaagattcCCAAATTGTGAGTTACTTATAACTAACATATTGGAAAAAGAATGACCGTTcgactatttttatttatacgaATTACAGTTTGACAAATATGCTAAAGTAACTCTCTacattataaaattaaattttaaagtgCGATTAACAGGTAAGTAGGAATGActtgttgaaagaaaaaaaaaaaaaaaaagagcttaTAGTATAGCTCAAATATAGCACAATTATGGATGTGAAAATAATGTTGTGTAATAATTATCACAATTTGATTTTTCCCCCTACCAGACAAACACAAATTGAATCAGCATTTCATCCAATATCTTTGAGAGGGTTTGATTGAAAAGAAAGCATATTATCTCTTgaatactttttctttttccttttccaactAACCATCCATgttaattttgaaaagaaagcaCAAGGAGATTATCCAGATAATCCaccaattaaatataaattatattcaaAGAGTCACCTTCATGTTGATGTGGGGAGCATGTCACGtagttgtaacttgtaagttGAAAGtcgacaaaaaaaataaggaaagtaAAAGCTGGTGGCTGACGTGCTTACTAGTAGTAGTTACCTCCCTCTGCAAACATACTAACGCTTCCCTTGGAATCTTGCGCCCAAAAAGAATCCTATAAAAACAAGCCCAAAATGTTTTGGTTTTCGAGCGTCGGAGaagaaaaacttgtatgaCACGGAAATAATATTGTTTCGTCAATAACATTCTGTCACTcgtaataaaaatttatataataaaacgTAATTAGATGAATGCTATCTTCGTAATATGCAAGAATTTCTCATTTTGGAGAAGAATGgtgtcaaattaaattaaactgAAACAGTGTCGTTTGGACAGGCTATCCCGGAATGCCACGTGGCGGGCGGGAGGAGCAGGCAGAGGGACAAGATGGGGCCTAGTGGAGGGCTTTTCTTTAATACCATAGGGAAGGAGAGGGGAGTGAGAGTGACGTGACGTGGAGGGGCGAGTGGGGGGGTGTTTTGAGGGTTGTGGTGTTTTTAGATTTCTGGTCCCGACCACGATGCTGCACAGTCCACCGTCTAACGGTCATGTTCTTGAGCTTCGCGCCCAGCAAAAAAAATACCCAAGTTGCCAACAACTCGCCCAAATTCCTCTCATTTCCCACTTTCTCCCTCAATTAATGAAGTCGTGtgcctttaattttttattttgttttaataattttatttttccaattatttttaaaaatgatttcTAAGTGGGGTTTTGGTGTTTTAAATTTCGATTTTTatataatgtttttatttttgattaaTGTTAAACTATTCCAAGTGAAGCTAGATTTTGGTTTATGCattagaaaattataaaaagttGTACCTAGTATCTATcattttccttatattttttttacttaaaaagaGATTCATTCCACATTATTGTCTGAGTGTTTAAGCGTTGTGAGGAATTAGTTGGCCTTTGAGTCGTAGCATTTTATGATTACACAAGAAGATTATGAAATTACACATGATTTTACACAAGGAGATTATGAAATTACACATGATTCATTTGAGTGATACTAGAGTCTCAACTTGGCTAACGGGATCTAGCTCAATAAAAAAGTGCCTTGACTTGCGAACCAATGATTTCATATTCGAAATGCCATGACACAttgatagtgtgtgtgtgagaaaacccCTCTTCTCTTATAGTTTAGACAATtgcttgtatttaaaaaaacaaaaaagaaagttcttaacaaaaataaaaaacttttcAAATAAGTTCTTAGCCAAatagaggaaaaaagaaacttgTTAGGGAAGTTGttacgaaaaagaaaaaaaaaacttgaaaaggaAGACCTTGAACCCACATCTTTGTACTTTTTGGAATTCATGATCTATATTAGGTGAGTAGGTATACAAATTCATTACAATTATAAAAGCTTATCTCAAACAGTAAGACTAAATACTTACAGAATATAGAAAGTGTTGATCTGGAAAAAAGGAGAATATGGAAAAGTAAATGAGTCATGTAAAAGCTATTTTGAGCGGATGCAAGCTTGAGCTAGCGGCAATCGGCATGGAggattttacttttacttttgtGTTCGCTTTTGGTTGGGTTTACTGTTGTGCTTGTAGCTGTTTTTTCGTTCACTAGTTTTTTACctacagaaaaaagaaaaaagggtagTTTGGTCACACAAAAGTAGAAAGAATTGTATCCCCAACACAGGGGTAGTTTCGtcaacaaggaaaaaaaagacctGCCAGATGTGCAACAGGCTGAATAATTCTGAAAAATAcagtttgatttgattaacgatgaaaacaaagaggcccaccaccaccacctcttattcaaaaaaaaaaaaaaaattaaaaaaaaaataatgaatgaatttaaatcaaatacacagagacagagagagagagagagagagagagagagagagagaagagaggaggagagagaggaagaagaagaagaaaaagaaagagaagcgACAAGGGAAAGAGACGAGAGAGTATAAcgcttaaaaaaaaaaaaaaaaaaaaaaacaccacacCAAAGAGCCTCTGATTCATTTTCAAAAGCGCTCAATCTCTCTGTCTCTTCGTTTCAAAAAGTTCAAAACCCTAGCCTTTTTTGTGCACCAATTTGGATATCGTCCATGGCGTTCGCGTTGGCTCCACAGCTACCATTGTAAATTTACCATTTCGCCCTCAGACTCGCCGGAAAATGGCGGAAAATCCAACGCCGCCTCCTCCGCCGCCGCTTCATCTGACGTTATCGTATTCGGCTAGGGATTCAGTTTCAGTGAGCTCTATGAGGAGCTCGACATAaacacaaaaaccaaaaaaagaaaaaaagtattttaGGACCGTCCGATCAGTGCATTTGATTTCATCTGTTCGTTGTATATAATTAGAGGAGAGAAAGCGAGGACCGTTGGATCATTGCGGCTGCTGTAGCTATGGCGAAGGGAGGTTACTTCTTGGAGAAGGTTCGCAGATGCGTACGGACTGTGTTCTTCATGGTGGCGATGGTGGCGTCGCTGCTGGTGTCGTCGCTGCCGGTGCTGGTGGCGATAGGGGACATGTTGGTGCCGTGCGTGTTGATTTCGAGCTTCACGTGCGTAACGTGCTACGGATTCAAAGAGCATTTGCATCGATACGCCTTCAAGAGCTCGCTCACCGATATTCCTCTTGTTTCCTTTATCAGATCTCTCATCATTACCTGTATGTACCTTTCTATCTTACTCCCTCTTTTTTAGAgctcaaaattattttttttccaattttggggttttttttttttttggtaatggAATTTTCATATTCGAgtgctatttttttttttctctcttcaaatATCTATTTGGAAGGGAAACCGTTCTTGAGGCAATGATTTGCATTCGTCcaaatattttcttcatttttctattGTTTCAAGCTTGATAgttgaaaagagagaaatttgataatttatGTTATTACTCTGAGCTTTGATGAAAAAAGTgatatatagttttttttaaagtaagcttattttattatggtttttgttCCTGAATAATCAGAGATTACTTGAGCAAAATTTGTACAACAAGAGGCAAGCAAATGAAActtataatgtttttttgttgatcTGATAACTTGGAGaatgtaaaagaaaaatcagccaaagaaaaaattgatgacTTTGGCCCAATCAAGTGGAGGTTTTTGGTTTGGTGGTCCCAAATAATAAATTTCCGTAAGATACATAATTTCATAAGTTTTCTCAGTATATCATGTGCTCAAGTTGGATTTTTCGGCTTCCGACAGTCCCTAGGTACTCTGTGGACTTACATATGAATGAAATGAGCATGCAGTCAGTGCCATGCAATTTCTAAAGTTTTGAACTTACACTTCCTATGTTTGCTAAAAAGTTGCCTAATATCAGTTTCTGATGGATGTGAGAAACAAACATGAAGCATCCAACTTAATTTAGCTTTGTCTATGTATTTGACTTAGTTTAGttgagttttcaatttttctgcgatgcataaaatcctttttcttttatttatttatttataaattgtaGCTAAGTTTTCTCAGTAACCATACAAAAGGGTTCTTAGGATTTTGTGTTTTATGTTGGTCTGAATGCTTGAAACCCAATCTTCTCTTTTAATGATGTCTTTATGACCTTACTAATAGAACTTGATGAACAGAGTAGTAATATGAATGAACCTTCCTTTTTGTGATAGTCATTTCAAatgttttattaaatttgagTATATTACAAATGTGCTCATGTATAGTTTCATGATTGCAGGCGTGTATTCCATGTGCGATGGCCCTGCTCTCTCACACGGTCCATACCTTGGAACTGTGACTTTCTGTTCCTTTATctcaattcttcttctttcagtTAAAGCTTGTCTTTTCACTGTAAATTCTCAAATAGAGGCTGAAGCTTCGTCTTCCCTCTCAAGGCAGAAGCTCCATTTAAAGAAGTCATGGGGAATGCCTGTCTTGTTTCTCTCATCAGTAGTCTTTGCCCTTGGACATACTGTGGTTGCTTATAGAACAAGCTGCAGAGCAAGGAGAAAGCTCATGTTTCACCGAGTTGATCCAGAAGCTGTAAGTTTTCATAAGGTTTCTTTTTAACTCCCTTGATTTCAcattcaaattttcttatttgtaaTATAAGGGTTATGTGTTCTGTGAATTGTGTTTCTATGTCACTGTTTTCAACTTTGCCTTGATTGAAATGTGAAATTTAAATGGATAAtgtaagtttttataaacTACTGATTGTGCTCTAGCACTGTACGGAATCATTATGCTCCCTAACAGGGTTCTTCTACTGCTTATTGCATTTGCTTCTATAATAATGATTACTTTAACTTTTAGTAGTTTATAACGAACtgctttgtttttcaaaatgacaGGTCCTTTCATGCAAAAATGTCTTCTCTGGCTATCAGAAGGTCCCAAGATCTCCCACTCCTTCGGGAggaaaaaccccaaaaagtgacagTGAAATGAGGCGTAAGCCTTTTTCTACAGCTCGAGATGAAGGGGAACTCCCAGTCAGAGTAATTGCAGATATTGACAGCTTATTCATTATGTGCCGGGGGCTTACTCTTCATTACAAGCTTAGCTTTCCTGGTTCACCACCTCGTTCCTTGTCATCCATTGCATTTTTGGAACCCAATCTCAGCTGCAGCTCCCCAAAAACGGTCATGGGGAGGCCAAAACTAGATAGGCATCCCTTAAGTTTGTTGTCGAAAGGCCAAAACCATCTCCACAGGAGCTACAGCAATCAATTTCATGGCTCATCTCTCTATGTACCTTTATTGGATGGTTCTACAATATCTCCTGTTCTTTCTGAAGAGATTCCTGTCTTGAGATTGTCCAATGCTGGTGAAGAGGATGAGGGTAGTAAATTAAGTTCTGGTACTCTAAATAAAGACATGGAAGGTAGTGGTCAGTTTGGTATTGTTTTAGTCCATGGGTTTGGGGGAGGAGTCTTCTCATGGAGGCATGTGATGGGGACCCTGGCTCGGCAAGTTGGTTGTACGGTTGCTGCTTTTGATCGCCCCGGTTGGGGCCTAACCTCAAGGCTGCGACGGGAAGATTGGGAGGATAAAGAAATGCCTAACCCTTATACACTTGAATCTCAGGTAATTGGCTACCCCTTTTAGTTACTCTTCTATAACTTCCATATACTTTACCCCTTGTTTTGGGTGCCTGTCCAGAAGAGGCTCCCAACTCCCAAAATAAGGCTGTTCTGGGGTTAGATTCTAATTCTTTCCTCTTAAGAAATGGGAAGAGATAACACctattaaggaaaaaaaaatgggtaGGGGAACATACAATACCTTGATACAGTGGCATGTAGTTTCTAGTTTGCTTATATCTAGAGTAAACCGGTGGTGTTGCTGAAGAAATGCAGACTAATACTGTCTACTAATTGGTCTGGGTCAAGAGATCCATTTGAATATCATCTTGCAACACTAGGCAGACCACCTGAGAGCTAGTGTACCACTCTCTGTATGGTTGCAAAGTACATCTTCCTTGCTCTAGATGTACTGTCATGCTTTCAAAGTACTCCTTATCTAGTATATCCTCTTGGTTGATCCTACTGAAATTGCGTTTCCAACATGGGCACATAATTGAACATGATCCTGCAATGCTGTCATGTCTGCTTAATTGTTCATTTGGTCCCTTCCCCATCTGTATTCTTGATGTTTTCCTTTTAGATTTTATAATGATCTGAATTTGCTGAACCTACTCTGTCAGGTTGACctgcttctttctttctgctCTGAGATGGGGTTTTCTTCAGTGGTGCTTGTTGGTCACGATGATGGAGGTCTTCTAGCTTTGATGGCTGCACAAAAAGTACAAGCGTCAGTGAATTCTTTCAACGTGAGTATCCCTCCCTAAACTCTTCTTACATGTGAAATTGAGTTATTTGCACCCATATTAGTTAGTAGTGAAACAGTGGCAGTTTCATAAGACTATGCCCTTGGTATATGTAGTTACACAAAGACTTCCACACCAAGTGTACATGTAGCCAATGGTAGAGTTAAGTAGGACACATACTAAATCTTTATGTGAAAATATACTGGGGTCATCTTGAAGATGCTACATTTCTCGATTTCATGCTTGAAGATAGCATAGGAAGTGATAAAGATATTGTTATTACCCCTTATTGGAGCGGGGATGCTGGTTCTCCTTTGCATATGCTCACACCATGCAAACTACCCGTAGatgtttgtctttttcttttagttcCACGGCCCGGCTAAGTACTGACCAGGCCAGGCCCGCCCTTTTTGTTCCAACAAATCGTAAATAAACggatttatttaatttgaaaactaaaatactTGCTTGTTATTAcgattggaaaaaaaatttttaaaaaaatttccttctGTTAATTTTAAGTTTCATAACATCTTTGTTATACTGTGTTTTTTGTTATGTAATTCAGGTTACAATTAAAGGCGTAGTACTGTTAAATGTCAGCTTGTCAAGAGAAGTGGTGCCTGCTTTTGCGAGGATACTCTTGAGAACTTCACTTGGGAAAAAGCACTTGGTTCGCCCTTTACTGCGAACAGAAATTACTCAAGTGGTGAATAGGCGCGCCTGGTATGATGCTACAAAGTTAACAATGGACGTTTTGAGCCTTTATAAGGTATGCCCTGGATATGTGTAAAATTAGTCAAGTTTACagaaaatttgaaaggaaCTTTTATGTCTAAGTTAAGACAATTTCCTGAATACATGAATGGAAATTTTAAAGTCTAAGTTAAGACAAGGTCCtgacaattttaaggtctaaGTTAAGACAATTCCTAAATTTTAAGGTCTAAGTTAAGATTAAATAACCTTTGGGCCCTATGAATTTGTGAATGTCACAATGGAAAGTTCTGTTGATGTTTCCTCCTCCCATTTCTGCGGATCAAAACTCATTCTTGatttttgtataatttagtgGAAACATCTTTTCACATAAACTTTTGACTTTTCCTTAAGCATATTAAGTTTGGGAGAGAGATTAGGTTGTATGCAGCACAGCTTTGGATACATGTTGcatatatttcattaatttgtgATTGTGAACTCAAATTTTGGTAATCATTTGCTTGAtctgttttgttctttttcttttggttgcatCAGGCCCCTCTATGTGTAGAAGGATGGGACGAAGCACTGCATGAGATAGGTAGACTGTCATATGAAACATTTCTTTCACCGAAAAATGCAGAATCATTGCTGAAGGCAGTTGAAGGCATGCCAGTGTTGGTCATAGCAGGTGCTGAGGATGCTCTTGTCTCTCTTAAATCTTCTCAGGCTATGGCTTCCAAACTTGTAAATTCTGTAAGTTCTGGCTTTTTACTATCAAGTTGTGGACATAATCATGTGTTTCACCATTAGTATTTAGACTTCTAACATGAATTACGATCacatttgaatttgatctAATCGGGTTTTGGTGTATGCAGAGACTGGTTGCGATATCCGGATGTGGCCATCTTCCTCATGAAGAGTGTCCCAAGGCATTACTTGCAGCAATATCACCCTTCTTAAGCAGACTCTTAAGCAAACAAGACATGCATAGCCAATAGTGTACCTTCTTTTTAACTTCTAATTAGGTTTTTCATCTATTGTAGGGTTTTCGTTTttcttaccttttttttttattctctgttttcttgttAAGCAATTTAGTCCAAAAGAAGAGAGTAAGGTtatctcttcttcttggtaTTTTTGATGTGTTAGTTTGGAGCCTTACCCATACCTACATTCTTTAGGGTTTTAGAGCTCATCACTTGTAATCTTCATATCCTtttattccaattttttttttctttctcctttcgaaatgcttttatttattttattttattaatctaTTGTTGTTTGACCAGTACTTGTCATTTCCCAGCCAAGGGGATTGAAGATAGCATCATATATTTGTACATTTATCCAAATAGTTGAATCCCTGAATTTAAGCATATGGTGTTGTTCCACAAGCCATCTGAATTGTCAAGTCTCTGTGCCCAACACGCACAAAAACCACCGAGAAGGcctttaaaatcaaattcattctGCCTTTTTGCAACCAATGAAACGTTAAAAAATTGATGAGTTCCCATGGGTGGTATTGgtaatcttatttttctttgtagtttttgttttgtttttgttttctggagATCCTGCAGGACGAGTTCAAGAATTATAGGGATAAGGGGGTCTTGTAAGGTGATATAAGAGTTCCATTGtgacctattttttttttgtctttcctCTGGTGTGAGACAGCTGCGTTCACTTGGGCACCTAAAAATAGAGGATGATGCCAATCGCCATCCAACTGCTGTATCTAAAAATAGACGGCGGTGAGCACCACTGAACGGTTACTGGTCGGCTGGATGATCCTCGCTACTTGCCAAACACCATCCAACTGCTGAACCTAAAAATAGACGGCCATGACGAGCACCACTGAACAATTGCTGGTCATCTGGATGCAGGCAGTGCTTGCCAAAATAGTTGGGAACGAACACCATTGGGATAACAGCCGGTGCTTGCCTATCAGCTTCAAACTGATGTACCTGAAAATAGACGGCGGTGAGCACCGCTGAATGGTTGCTGGTCTGTTGGACATAAACTGTGCTTGCCAATTACAGGTGGCGCTCAAGTAAGCGCATTTCTTGTGTGAGAAGGTACTTCCTAGTTACAAAGGTTACTTTAGAGAGATTGAAAAACATGTATTTTAAACAGTCGGGGTTATACTTCAAATCGATGGATAAATGTGACTAGTTGACATGATctgtttattaaacgggttgAGCATGTTAATGAATGGTTTGATAAGAATccctttaatttattaattgcGTCTTATTGGGTTAACTCAAATTTAACCTCGAGCTTTTATAGTGCAAGTTGAGCCATATAAATTTTGCACGGATTTCGAGTAGTTTATGTAAAATGGAATCTTACCTATGCCAATAATGTTGTTactttcaactttttttttgggtaagtACCATGAGATGTCTGGGCCAGCTTGCGCGTACATCGACTAATCCCCACTCTCGGAACTGATCATGCCACTGACCACTAGGTGTTGCAACTGCTTGGATTCGAATTGGGGAGCAAACCCAGTTGAACCGTAGAACCTTACTCAAATGGCGGACAAACCACTGGGCCACTACTTTCAACTCTATTTCAAACATGGGAGGCAATGTAATTACGTTGCTATAAAATTGATTGGCTATCAATAAGCCAAAAAGGGAAAGTTTGCTTGGTGGTTCCCTAATGCAAGCCTACCAGTAATTACTCAACTCTGCAATGACTTGTCTTAGAAAAAAACTCTGCAATGACTAATTGAAAGATGTTTGATTCCGCTTCCCTTGTTGAAGAATTTAGTATGAAAGTTCTGATCAAAATGTTTCTTTGACTGAGTATGTTTGGAGGGATGTTATGCTGTTTTCCTATTATTTGTAAGCAGCCCAAGGCCCAAATGTGGGATGGTCGCCCTCGGGACCCAGCCCAAAGGActacaaataaatttatatgcATTATACCCTTACATTGTGAATATATGATATACTACCTAGGATTGTAAATGGTTATTGAAAATCTAGGATTGAATTTTAAGTTGGTATTAACCTATGATTGAAAATGTAGTTGTAAATCACGTTATAGGCAATAAATATCTTTCGAAACAAGGTGTTGTATGGTTAAAGCCCTTGGGTTGAGTGTGTGGGGTGAGCCCAACCCGAGCTTACGCCAAGTGAACTTGCGGAAATGCTATAATGAGGGGATGAGAAATCATTTTGACAACTATTTGGATGGAATCCTAAAAAACTAAGTCCCGTTTGGTTTGCGGAAAATATTTGATGGGAAATCATTTTTTCATGTGTTTTTCTCAGGGatgagaaatgaaatattcat includes the following:
- the LOC117622870 gene encoding uncharacterized protein LOC117622870 isoform X2, which codes for MAKGGYFLEKVRRCVRTVFFMVAMVASLLVSSLPVLVAIGDMLVPCVLISSFTCVTCYGFKEHLHRYAFKSSLTDIPLVSFIRSLIITCVYSMCDGPALSHGPYLGTVTFCSFISILLLSVKACLFTVNSQIEAEASSSLSRQKLHLKKSWGMPVLFLSSVVFALGHTVVAYRTSCRARRKLMFHRVDPEAVLSCKNVFSGYQKVPRSPTPSGGKTPKSDSEMRRKPFSTARDEGELPVRVIADIDSLFIMCRGLTLHYKLSFPGSPPRSLSSIAFLEPNLSCSSPKTVMGRPKLDRHPLSLLSKGQNHLHRSYSNQFHGSSLYVPLLDGSTISPVLSEEIPVLRLSNAGEEDEGSKLSSGTLNKDMEGSGQFGIVLVHGFGGGVFSWRHVMGTLARQVGCTVAAFDRPGWGLTSRLRREDWEDKEMPNPYTLESQVDLLLSFCSEMGFSSVVLVGHDDGGLLALMAAQKVQASVNSFNVTIKGVVLLNVSLSREVVPAFARILLRTSLGKKHLVRPLLRTEITQVVNRRAWYDATKLTMDVLSLYKAPLCVEGWDEALHEIGRLSYETFLSPKNAESLLKAVEGMPVLVIAGAEDALVSLKSSQAMASKLVNSRLVAISGCGHLPHEECPKALLAAISPFLSRLLSKQDMHSQ
- the LOC117622870 gene encoding uncharacterized protein LOC117622870 isoform X1, whose protein sequence is MAKGGYFLEKVRRCVRTVFFMVAMVASLLVSSLPVLVAIGDMLVPCVLISSFTCVTCYGFKEHLHRYAFKSSLTDIPLVSFIRSLIITCVYSMCDGPALSHGPYLGTVTFCSFISILLLSVKACLFTVNSQIEAEASSSLSRQKLHLKKSWGMPVLFLSSVVFALGHTVVAYRTSCRARRKLMFHRVDPEAVSFHKVLSCKNVFSGYQKVPRSPTPSGGKTPKSDSEMRRKPFSTARDEGELPVRVIADIDSLFIMCRGLTLHYKLSFPGSPPRSLSSIAFLEPNLSCSSPKTVMGRPKLDRHPLSLLSKGQNHLHRSYSNQFHGSSLYVPLLDGSTISPVLSEEIPVLRLSNAGEEDEGSKLSSGTLNKDMEGSGQFGIVLVHGFGGGVFSWRHVMGTLARQVGCTVAAFDRPGWGLTSRLRREDWEDKEMPNPYTLESQVDLLLSFCSEMGFSSVVLVGHDDGGLLALMAAQKVQASVNSFNVTIKGVVLLNVSLSREVVPAFARILLRTSLGKKHLVRPLLRTEITQVVNRRAWYDATKLTMDVLSLYKAPLCVEGWDEALHEIGRLSYETFLSPKNAESLLKAVEGMPVLVIAGAEDALVSLKSSQAMASKLVNSRLVAISGCGHLPHEECPKALLAAISPFLSRLLSKQDMHSQ